One segment of Panicum virgatum strain AP13 chromosome 3K, P.virgatum_v5, whole genome shotgun sequence DNA contains the following:
- the LOC120697728 gene encoding RNA-binding protein 12-like isoform X3 has product MQAEFALHRNRQNMGRRYVEVFRCKKQEYYCAIANEVNQGGYFEPEYRRSPPPPRPKKPAEDKGSMEYTEVLKLRGLPYSATTEDIIKFFLEYELTEENVHIAYRSDGKATGEAFVEFPTAEVAKTAMCKDKMTIGTRYVELFPSTPEEARRAKSRGRQ; this is encoded by the coding sequence ATGCAGGCAGAATTTGCACTCCATCGCAACAGGCAGAACATGGGCCGGAGATATGTTGAGGTGTTTAGATGCAAGAAGCAGGAGTACTACTGCGCAATAGCCAACGAGGTGAACCAAGGTGGGTACTTTGAGCCTGAGTACCGCCGCTCCCCACCACCTCCAAGGCCGAAGAAGCCGGCTGAAGACAAGGGCAGCATGGAGTACACTGAGGTGCTGAAGCTCCGTGGGCTTCCCTACTCTGCAACCACCGAGGACATCATCAAGTTCTTCCTGGAATATGAGCTGACAGAAGAGAATGTGCATATTGCGTACCGCTCTGATGGGAAGGCTACCGGTGAAGCCTTTGTTGAGTTCCCCACAGCTGAAGTTGCAAAGACGGCTATGTGCAAGGATAAGATGACCATCGGGACAAGGTATGTGGAGCTGTTCCCATCAACCCCAGAGGAGGCCAGGAGGGCGAAATCTCGAGGCAGGCAATGA
- the LOC120697728 gene encoding heterogeneous nuclear ribonucleoprotein H3-like isoform X2, with protein sequence MMEPGPPYFGAMGSNAGGASGAFYQPFNSSLAGAGVSTGVQNFPGVRLRGLPFDCNEVDICKFFAGLEIVDCLLVNKNGRFTGEAFVVFQASMQAEFALHRNRQNMGRRYVEVFRCKKQEYYCAIANEVNQGGYFEPEYRRSPPPPRPKKPAEDKGSMEYTEVLKLRGLPYSATTEDIIKFFLEYELTEENVHIAYRSDGKATGEAFVEFPTAEVAKTAMCKDKMTIGTRYVELFPSTPEEARRAKSRGRQ encoded by the coding sequence ATGATGGAACCAGGCCCTCCCTATTTTGGGGCTATGGGCAGCAATGCTGGTGGTGCCAGTGGTGCCTTCTACCAGCCCTTCAACAGCAGCTTAGCTGGTGCAGGGGTTAGCACTGGCGTCCAAAACTTTCCAGGTGTCCGGCTGCGGGGACTTCCTTTTGACTGCAACGAAGTTGACATCTGCAAGTTCTTTGCGGGGCTGGAAATAGTGGATTGCCTCCTGGTTAACAAGAATGGCCGCTTTACTGGTGAGGCTTTTGTGGTCTTTCAGGCGTCCATGCAGGCAGAATTTGCACTCCATCGCAACAGGCAGAACATGGGCCGGAGATATGTTGAGGTGTTTAGATGCAAGAAGCAGGAGTACTACTGCGCAATAGCCAACGAGGTGAACCAAGGTGGGTACTTTGAGCCTGAGTACCGCCGCTCCCCACCACCTCCAAGGCCGAAGAAGCCGGCTGAAGACAAGGGCAGCATGGAGTACACTGAGGTGCTGAAGCTCCGTGGGCTTCCCTACTCTGCAACCACCGAGGACATCATCAAGTTCTTCCTGGAATATGAGCTGACAGAAGAGAATGTGCATATTGCGTACCGCTCTGATGGGAAGGCTACCGGTGAAGCCTTTGTTGAGTTCCCCACAGCTGAAGTTGCAAAGACGGCTATGTGCAAGGATAAGATGACCATCGGGACAAGGTATGTGGAGCTGTTCCCATCAACCCCAGAGGAGGCCAGGAGGGCGAAATCTCGAGGCAGGCAATGA
- the LOC120697728 gene encoding heterogeneous nuclear ribonucleoprotein H3-like isoform X1 — MNTPPSRSRAMMGGWGVSDGYEGSKRPRMMMESNPYFAVNAGSPLDVSKRARMMEPGPPYFGAMGSNAGGASGAFYQPFNSSLAGAGVSTGVQNFPGVRLRGLPFDCNEVDICKFFAGLEIVDCLLVNKNGRFTGEAFVVFQASMQAEFALHRNRQNMGRRYVEVFRCKKQEYYCAIANEVNQGGYFEPEYRRSPPPPRPKKPAEDKGSMEYTEVLKLRGLPYSATTEDIIKFFLEYELTEENVHIAYRSDGKATGEAFVEFPTAEVAKTAMCKDKMTIGTRYVELFPSTPEEARRAKSRGRQ; from the exons ATGAACACGCCTCCGTCCAGATCTAG GGCAATGATGGGAGGCTGGGGGGTTTCGGATGGGTACGAGGGATCAAAGAGGCCACGAATGATGATGGAATCGAATCCCTACTTCGCAGTGAACGCAGGGAGTCCATTGGATGTCTCAAAGAGGGCCAGGATGATGGAACCAGGCCCTCCCTATTTTGGGGCTATGGGCAGCAATGCTGGTGGTGCCAGTGGTGCCTTCTACCAGCCCTTCAACAGCAGCTTAGCTGGTGCAGGGGTTAGCACTGGCGTCCAAAACTTTCCAGGTGTCCGGCTGCGGGGACTTCCTTTTGACTGCAACGAAGTTGACATCTGCAAGTTCTTTGCGGGGCTGGAAATAGTGGATTGCCTCCTGGTTAACAAGAATGGCCGCTTTACTGGTGAGGCTTTTGTGGTCTTTCAGGCGTCCATGCAGGCAGAATTTGCACTCCATCGCAACAGGCAGAACATGGGCCGGAGATATGTTGAGGTGTTTAGATGCAAGAAGCAGGAGTACTACTGCGCAATAGCCAACGAGGTGAACCAAGGTGGGTACTTTGAGCCTGAGTACCGCCGCTCCCCACCACCTCCAAGGCCGAAGAAGCCGGCTGAAGACAAGGGCAGCATGGAGTACACTGAGGTGCTGAAGCTCCGTGGGCTTCCCTACTCTGCAACCACCGAGGACATCATCAAGTTCTTCCTGGAATATGAGCTGACAGAAGAGAATGTGCATATTGCGTACCGCTCTGATGGGAAGGCTACCGGTGAAGCCTTTGTTGAGTTCCCCACAGCTGAAGTTGCAAAGACGGCTATGTGCAAGGATAAGATGACCATCGGGACAAGGTATGTGGAGCTGTTCCCATCAACCCCAGAGGAGGCCAGGAGGGCGAAATCTCGAGGCAGGCAATGA